The nucleotide sequence TAAGCCTGTCCTGAGTTTGTCGAAGGGTCGAAGACCATTAATATCTCCTATTATACTTCATTAAATTCAGCTGTCAGTCTGAGCTAAGCCTGTCCTGAGTTTGTCGAAGGGTCGAAGACCCATTCCTAACTTCACGTTCTATAATACTACAATTGACTTCGACAAGCTCAGTCTGACAATAGTGGAATTATATCTCTCAACTACTTCAAATATCAGAATGTGATAATCGAAAAACATAGCTCTTTCTTACCCAAAACACACTGTCAGTCTGGGCTAAGCCTGTCCTGAGTTTGTCGAAGGGTCGAAGACCATTAATACCTCCTATTATACTTCATAATGATCTCACTTACTTCCCTAATAGCACCATCAGCGGAATTGTGGGTTAGGATATAATCAGACTGCTGTTTTACCACTTCAGTTCCATTGGCAGGACAAAAAGACCAACCTACCCTACATATATTTGCCAAATCATTGACATCATCGCCCACATAGGCAACTTGATCAAAACTGGCTGTTCTATCTTTAAGAAATTGTGTCAAACGTGCATATTTATCTTTGACCCCCATGAAAACATGTTCTATTTGTAATTTTTTCATGCGTTGCTCTACCAATGCTGAGTTCTCAGAAGTCATCACTATCACTTCAACTCCGTTTTGTCTTAAAATTTCCAAGCCCATTCCATCGCGCATATCGAATTTTTTCATCAACTCGCCTTCAGCACCAAAGTAAACACAACCATCTGTAAAAACGCCATCCACATCAAGCACTAAATAGTCAATTCTGCGATGTCCTTTAGATTTTTGCAAACGATTCGCGAGTAATTTTTCAATAATTTCCCAGTCAGTAATACTGTCAATTTCTACATAACTTGCTTCATCCATTTCGACCAAGCCAATTTTACCACTAATCCTGTTATTAGAATCTAAAAAAGCAGCCTTGGTGGTCGCATATACCGCTCCATTCTCAACTAAAAGCCCTTCGAAATCTTGACGTCTTGGCCTTTGGAATACATCATAATTTTGTGCAGTCCCATCTGAATTCCAGATAAAACGATGGGTTTTCACTACTGTTAAAGCCGAATCGTAGTTTTCAATTTTATCTAATACTGAATTGATATCACTCGCTCTAGTCAATGGTGAAGTGGCTTGTAGCAAACATAAAACATCAAAGTCATAATTTATTTTAGTGGCGAACTCAATCATCACACTTTCTGTTGAAGCAGTGTCTGTAGCATTTTCATCATTACGAAGCAATCCTTTTATCCGAGGATTCCAAGCGTATTCTTTCTCTATAAAACTTAAAATCTCACAATCATCAGTAAACACATATACGGCATCCAAATTTGAAAAAACAGCTTCCGATAGTACCCACGAAAACAAAGGTCTGCCTAATAATTTCTTTTTGTTTTTTCCAGGTATCCCCTTGGAATCTTTCCGTAATGGGAGTAGTGCTATTTTTTTCATTTAATTGTTTTTAAAAATCAGATATAATTTTTTATGCTTTTTGAAAATCCCTTTTAAAAGGACAAACAGCCATCAAGTCATTCCTTAATGTTTCCACCACTTCAGGTTTGGGCAAACTAGGATAAATAGAAAACAAGTCTTCTAATTGCGAATATGAATAACAATATTCTTGAATTTTAGGACAATAAAATTCTATATCCACAGACTCCATATAATCTTTATATTTAATATCATTTCCAAAAACCTTATCTGAAAATTTTTGCCAAACTGCTGGGATTCCATAAGCATGAGCTACTATAATACCGTGTAGTGATGACGAAATTATCTTTTCACATTGCAAAAACTCAATGGTTTTACTTTCAATATCTGTAGTCATCATATCAATTACCAAAACATCTTTATTATTAACAAACCAATCTTTTACTCTTTCCCAGTCACTATAATGCGGTACAATACCGTATCGGTATTTTTTTTGAACTGTTGGATAAAAAAAGCGTGGTAGTAACAGAGCTGGATCTCCATACACTTGAGGGACTTCATACCCTAGAGCTAATAAATACTTTCGCGTTTGAGGTCCTCTTACCGCCAAAAATTTTGCTTTTTTTATAGTGTATTCTTTACTGATAATACCACTACCCCATACAATACATTTATGATCTACATGAGTCAAAATACTACCAATAGTAACATAGATAGGTTGAAAAAAATCTAATATTGACCATTTCCTAGGCCAACTAAAAACCACTAATTTTCCTGAAATTTTCTCAACGAGATATTTCCCCAATAAATCACCATAATTCTCTTTAGATTTACCTTGAATTACCTTCTCATTCCACCAGAAAAGTCGGATTGTGTTTAAAAATTTCATTGTTTAGAATGCTTTTTAATCAATTTAACAATATGTCAACTAAATCATATTTCTTCATTACAAGATCTTTTATATTTTGATATTCTAGGGTTGGTCTAATAATTTCACTATTATAAACAACTCCTTTTTCAATTATTGAAATGTCACTTATAACCTCTAAAACTAGTTGTTTTATTTCAATTATATTCTCTGCATTTTCAATCAATAATCCATTTACACCACCTATTATAATCTCAGCTGTTGCCCCTCCTGGATTTGATTGTATTGGAAAAACATCCATACATAAGGCTTCTAAAAGTGTATTAGGAATCCCATCTGAATTACTGTTTCCAATATAAATCAATGCCTGCCCCATTAATTTCAGTACCTCTTGGTACGTAATTTTCCCAATAGCTTTAAAATTACTCCAATGTATTAGTTCGGAAGAATTAATATAATCAATTGCATCCAAATCAGTTCCAAAAACGACAATATTAAAATGACTTAATCGTTCTTTCAAAGATATTATTGCTTTCAAAACGGGTATTGCTCTTCCTGAACGACCTTGAAATCCCTTTATTAATATTATTTTTCTTTGTTCAATAGGGAGTTTAAATTTTTCCATCAACTGCATATCAAATCCGCCTCCTCCTGGAAAAACGCCTAAAAATTGACCTAAAAAACCATGTTGTTTTGCTATTTCATAATCTCTTTTACAATCTGTAAATAAACAATCAACACGATTTAAAACTCTTTTAATATCATATAAATAATTCGCCTTATCTTGAAAATAAAACAAATCGCTACCCCAAGATGAATAAATCCATTTTATGTTTTTATGTCTTTGCATAACTTCAACAATAGGAGTACAAGAAACATACAAAGCAAAACTATGCACTGCATCAGGCCGAACTTCTTGAAGGTATTTTTCAAAAGCCAAAGCTGTATCTTTTTCATTATACTGTTGCAACCATCGATACAATTTTGAGAACTTCATCTTGAATAAATAACGTCCAGGATAATCATATTTCAATTTCCAATCTACATTTTGGTGCACCCAATGAATGGAAGATGCCATTTCGCCAGCTCCTTTGATATCAAACCAAAACACTTCATGTCCAGAATCTTTCAATTGATCTGTCCAACGAAAAAAATGCAACGATGGCATTGACACCATAAGTATTCTCATCTTACAAAGCTATTTTTAAAACAATACAATTCTTTTGTTTATCCCATTCATAAGAATAAAACTTATCTCTAAAACGTGAAATTATTTGAACTAATAATAAATCATTTATTGTTTGAAAATTATAAAAATTCCTGCTTTTTTTTCCAATAACTTTTTTGAGAGCATTTTTAAAACTGTTATACTCTTGATGGGGTTCTATTTCAATAGATATACATTGCCCCTTATAATGTTCTAATGAACCGTATAATAAAGCATCCACTTCAAACAATTGATTAGTAAGCGAAATCCTTACCGGTTTACTAATATTAAAATCAACAATTTCAGGAACCATCCCCCAACCAAAAACTGTATTGGCTACATAGTCTTTTCTTATTGCTATTTTCTGAAGATATTGATGGTTAATTTGTTCCAAATTAGAATGAAAAGGTTCTTTGCTATTTTTAGATCTATATTTTTTAGGATGCCATTGATGCAACATCAATATTGATTCATCAAAAAAGTTAATCTTATACCCTGCTAATCGCAACCTAATGTGAACATCGGTGTCTTCTGCACCCCAACCGTGATAAAACTCATCATACCCCTGAATACTTTTTAAAACAGCAGTAGGATACAATGTCATACCTGTAGCTTCTTCATTAGTTTTATGTTTAATTAGGTATTCTTGAAAAGCTTTATCTACCTTGGATTCTGTTTGGCTCAGTACTCCAACTTGAAAATAAACTACAGTTTGGTCGCTTTTAAGTGCATAGAGTTTTTCTACAAAATCGTCCCGAAATAACATATCAATATCCCCAACAAAAAAGTAAGGAGTAGTTGCTTGTTGCAATGCCATATTAATTGCTCTTGATTTATTCCAAAGCTGTCCTTGTACTGGAAAACTAATCAATTCAACAAAATCATATAACTCAATTAATTGTTTTAAATCAGTAGCAAATTTAATTTCACTGCCATAATCGACTACTACAACTTTAAAATCAACAACTGTTTGTTTAGCCAAAGAATTCAAGCATTTTTCAACAGTTAAAATCTGTCGATTTCGATATGTAAATACTATAGTAATCATTCTTTATTCTTTAAATTATCAATAGTTTTTTTTAGATAATCTGAAGATAGGTAATACAATAAATCATCCCTACGCATTATAATTTGTTTGTTATTCTTCAACCAAAGTTGATATAAATCGGTAATATGCTTTTGGATAAGTTTTGTATCATTTATTGGACTCCAATATTTATAATCTTCCCCAAGCAATCGTTTAGATTCACTATAAAAAGGACCTAATAATAATATTGAGTTTTGAGTTTGAATACAATGAGCGAATTTACCTGGTAAAAAAGGACTAATTGGCCCTAATGCCTCTAAAATAACATTAACAGAGGCCTGTTCCTGCATAGCCAAAACTTCTTTAAAAGGAATATAACCATCACTTAAAAAAAGTTGAGGCATAATTTTTTGTTTTTCTTTTATAGGTAAATCATAGCAAGATGGAGCCCCAATAAAATATAATTTAGCATGGCTTTTAGCTTCTGGAAATTGATCTAAAAACTGTTCAAAAGCTTGAATCAGGGCCAACGGATTTCTGGCACTCATCATATTACCAGCATGTAAAATAATAAAATCACTTGGAGACAAAACAGTTTGCACCTCCACTTTATTAATTGCCTGCTCAGAAATTTGATGAGGAACAACAATCCCTTCATTCTTTTGACCAGGGTAATAACTTTGCATCCATTCAGACAACAGCTGACTCGGATACAACAGGTATTGTGAACTCCTAACAATTTTCAAGAAAAAATTTCTTTTAAACTGATGTCCCGGTTCTACCCAATCATAAGGTCTGGGATAACTGTGCATAGGATAAGGATCATGAACATACGCCAACCATTTGCTATGCCATTTTGGCAAATCTAATAAAGCTTTATGAGAGCGAAAACTTGATGCATAACTCAATGTAAGCACCCAATCTGGCTCAAATGACACCTCCTTTTCTAATGCCTTTTTTATACTTTTACAATCATTAAAAAAGGTTAACGAAAACCCAAAAAACTTTTCAATAGTTGCATTAATATTTATTCCTGTCAACATCCTAAAGCGCACTTGAAACTTGCTAAGCAAATACACTAGATTCCATTTTTGTTCTTGTATTAGAACACATGAAATCCCTTCTAAACTTATTGTCTTTCGACTATAATGATACACTTTTAAGTCATATCCTGCTTTATGCAAGTTTTGAATAAGAGCAACTCTACCTTTAGAGGCACTATTTGCATTAATATCTATAGACTCAACAACAACAAGTATTTTAGTTTTTCCCAAATTCAATATTCAATTTATACCTATTTTCAATTAAAAAATAGTTTAGTTCAAATCATCACGTAAATTCCATAAAATCTCAACGATACGCTCCGCTGTTTTTCCATCCCATTTTTCAGGAATTTTTCCTTTTTTCCACTGATTCTCAAACAATTTTTTTAGTATTGGTGGAATAGCTTGGGGATTAGAACCTATCAATTCATTCGTACCTATTGTTATAGTTTCTGGTCGTTCAGTTGAGTTTCTTAAGGTTATACAAGGAACTCCCATTACTGTTGTTTCCTCAGTAATCCCCCCCGAATCAGTAATAACAGCTTTGGCATTTTCGGCAAGATAATTAAATTCCAAATAACTTAATGGTTCAATTAAATGTAAACTATCACTCTCAAAGCACATCTCTTGCAGTATTTTACTCGTTCTTGGGTGTACTGGAAAAACAACTGGAACTTTGGAATTATTGATTATCTGAGTCAAAAAGGCGATTAATTTCTCTTTATCATCAACATTACTAGGACGATGCATAGTTAACAAAAGATAATCTTCTTTTTTCAGTTGTAGTTGATTCCAGATAAGAGGAGGTTTAAAATGATTTCGGTTTTTGAAAAAAGTATCAATCATAATATTTCCAACAAAAAATATATGAGACTCATCTACTCCTTGTTTTATTAAATTCTCAACTGCTGTAACAGTAGTTGTAAAAAAATAATTAGTTATACTATCCGTAACTACTCTATTTATTTCTTCAGGCATAGTCCAATCTCCTGAACGAATTCCCGCTTCAATATGAGCAACTGGAATAGTTAGTTTTCGCGCAACAATTGTGCAAGCCATCGTTGAAGTAACATCTCCTACTACAACACATAAATCGACAGGTTCAAGCAATAATAATTTTTCATAGCCCATCATTATAGCTGCAGTTTGTTCCGCTTGTGTACCACCTCCAGCTCCTAGATTAACATCTGGATCAGGAATCCCCAGTTGTTCAAAAAAACTGCCACTCATATTTTTATCATAATGTTGCCCCGTATGAACCAACCTATAATTAATATCTTTTCCGTTTTTTTTAAATTTATTAATAGTTTCTATTAAAGGTGCTATTTTGATAAAATTTGGTCTTGCGCCTGCAATTATATCGATTTTCATATGTAAGGTTTATTAAAATAGAAACAAATGTCTATTTTATCGATGACAAAGAATTAATTTCTTGATTTTTTTTTATAAACTCTATATAATATAAGTCTAAAAGGCAATACAAAATAGAACAACCTCCACTTAATTTTAGAAGTTTTAGAAATTTCTAGATTATTTATAATTTTATCAAACAATTGATACTCTTTAAAACTTAGAGATGTTTGAATAAAATAACGTAATAACGAATCTGATAGTAACTTCTGTCTCTCTAAATTCTGAATAATTAACAATATTGCATTCTTTTTAGACTCTCTACGAATAGGATTGTTTGAATAAAACTCTCCTGTGTTTGATTTTAAATGCTTTCTACCAAAAAACAAACATTTTTCTATTGATATTCCAACAAATCCTAATGAAATTATTCGAGAATACAATTCCCATTCCTCAGCGTACATCAAATGTTCTTCAAATCTATTATTTTTAAAACATTCTTTTTTCCACAGCACAGCACAGGAATTAATAGGTAGTTCATTTTTTAGAATTTTCTCAACATCATTCTTGTCAATGTAAAATGAATCATAATCTTTTGAATAGTCAAAATTATAATTAAAATCACCTCTAAAGACTTCTCTAATATATCTGCAAAATGAAACATCTCCCTTAGTAAGTTCAAAAAAACTAATTTCTAAATTTTGAGGATGTACGATATCGTCATCATCAAAGAAAATAACACAATCACCTTTTGCCAAATCTAATCCATAATTACGACAACCCGGTAATCCTTTCTTGTAATTATCTGAGCGTTTTACAAAACGAAAACGATGATCATTTTGTAAAATTGGTATTATTTTTTCTTTGGTATTATCATTCCCCCCATCATCAATAATTAAACATTCCCAATCTTCAAAAGTTTGATTTTGTATTGACTGCAAGGTTTCAACAATAAAATGTGCTCTATTGTAGGTTGCCATAATAATAGAAACTTTTGGAATTGAACTCATCTAAATAAAGATTTAAACCACCTCAAAGGCTTTACTATCATACTTCCTATTTTATACTCTAATCTTTTTGTGCACCTTATTTTTTCTTCTTTTTCCATTTCAATTCTTGATAAAAAATAATTTACAAAAGACTCAAAATGCTCAATATACAATTCTTTATGTTTTAAAAAGATATATTTTTTAATATCCTTATCATGATTTTTTACAGCAGTCGTTCTCATAGAAGTTTCATGTTGTCTATAAAAAAATAATGGCTCCTCAATAATATGTACTTTCCATCCTAGTAAACAAATTCTTATATAAAATTCCCAGTCTTCATAACCATATTTCATATTTTCGTCATATCCAGAAACTTGTTCCCAACACTCTCTTCTAAACAATGAAGTCCCAATGGCTGCATTACGGAATAAAAAATCATCAATCGATTTACCTGTTGGTTTAAATTCAGTTAATTTACTATCCCCTATAAAACGAACCCCCCAACTACTCACTAAACCAATATCCCTTCTCCCAAAAAGAATACCTATACCTTTCTCTATAAAATTATATTCGTATTTATCATCCGCATCTAAAGTAAGAATGTATTCCCCTTTAGCTTCTTTAATCCCATAATTTCTTGCACTACTCAATCCTCCATTTTCTTTTTTTAAATATCTAAATCTGGAATCTTTTGACAACCATTCTTGAGCAACGATTTCAGTATGATCAGGACTCCCGTCATTTACAATAAGACATTCCCAATGCATATAGCTTTGATTTAAAATTGATTGAAGAGCTTCTGGTAAAAATTCAGCATGATTGTAACACGGAATAATAACAGACACTAATGACGAGGTTTCCATAATTTTATAAATAAATTAAAAATCTTTCTTTTTCCCCTAAATAATAAGGATTGTCCCTCTATTTGTCTTTTGAAAAACAACTTATGTTTTTTTATTAATTCTGGAAAACTTCTCTCAACATTGATATACAACCCATTTTTCATTAGTTCAACATAATTTGTTTTTTGATCCTTAAATCTAATTTTCAAAATCAGCTCAATTGATTTCCAACTTAGGATTGCATCATCCACTTTTTGATAATCATTATAATTACTAATATTTTCGGCACTGGTCCATCTGTAATAAACTATTGCATTTGGTGCAAAATATATTTTATCTGTTTGACAGAATAATCGAATTAAAAATTCTGAATCATCATTCAAACTTAAATGTTCGTTCCACAATCCAGATTTATCAATGATGCTTTTTTTTATGAGATAAGCATGAATCGGAAAATATCCTTTTGATGATGCTAATGCTTCTAAAAAAACAGGGATGCTATTAAAATCACTATATGAATTTAACGAATCAAAATTTACGGAATCATTAGGGAATTTAACAAACCTCCCCCATTTACACGTACATATTATATTCGCATCCCAATCTTTGATTCTTTTTATCTGATCTTGAAGTTTATTTTCAGACAACACATCATCTGAATCTAAAAACTGAATAAAATTCCCTTTAGATTTTTCAACACCTATATTCCTACAACTACTAGCTCCTTTATTTCTCCCAATTGGTCTTTTAAAATACCGAAAACGAATATCTTTTTTCACAAAAGAAAGTATCACTTCTTCTGAATTATCAAATGAACCATCGTCTACAATAATGCACTCCCAATTATTATATGTCTGTAACAAAACACTATCAAGGGTCTGACTAATAAGGCTTGCACGATTATATGTGGGTATTATAATTGATACTAAAGGTTTCATTATATTCCTTTTATCTTGTTAAAAAAAACATCATAATCATGAGCTATTTTTCTTGGATGATACATACTTTTTTTTGCTAGATAATCATTTGAAGTAAAATATTGATTTGATTCTAATGATAACACTTCTGAAATCACTTCTTTATAATTACCTTTTTTAAAGTTCAATAAAGGCAATTTTAAATTCTTTGCTGTTTCAGTCAAATTTCCTATTTCGGGAATAATCATCGGTTTATCAAAGGTTAATCCTAAATATAAATTACCTGAATTTAAACTTCTTATTCTAGGAATAATCATTAGTGAAGATTGCTTAACTAAATCAACTAAATAATTGTACTCGATAAATTGAGACATGAAATAATATCGTTTTTTAGAAAGCAAAAACCATCCCCTTTTCTCAATCATTTTTTTATAATATTTCCTAAACCTTGTGGGGATATAATCTGGAATCTTATTAAATTTTAAAACTCGAGGAACAATCAAAAATTTATTTGCAATAGGTATTTTCCTAAAAATCTTAATAATGAAATCTAACTCTTCTTGTGACCTAACACTTCCTACTACAGAAACAATAAATTTATTCGATAAATCAGCCGAAATCATATCTTGAAACTTCTTCGTTTTAAAATTATCATTTAAACTGTTATATAATGGATGAAAAATAACCTTATGCAAACAATTATCAGGGAAATACTTTTTAAAATTATCTAAGGAATAATTACCTAAATGTATCACTCCATCCACATATTTATATAATAATCTGAATAAATCTAAAAACTGCTTTTTCTCATCATAATGACTTTCAAAATCATTTAAGGTATATATAATTTTAGAACGTTTTTTCCATGATATTAACTCTTTTTCAAAGTTCAACAATTGTTCTTGACTAGGTGATTTCCAATCAAAAATCGCTTCTGGAAACTGAATATTCACAATGCTATAGGACTCTTTATAATTTTTATAATTATCAAAAATAAAATTATGATTTGAGAAAAAAATAATTTCATCTAGATAAATATTTCTATCCTTTTCGTGCGGAACAAATATATCCATAAACTCTTTTTGCTTTTTCTTTATTTTTTTTAAAAATAAATTGGATAATAAATTGATTCAAAAAATGAAACTTATTCTCTAATAATTGTCCAATTAAAATCGTATTAATTGCTAAAATATTAACTCCTCTCAAAAGAGTTATTAAATGATTAAAGACATATGCTTTCTGTTTCATTTTATCGATTACAAAATGATTTTGCAAAAAAAACATAAACATAAAAAGACTTTTAACTTTCAGTCTAATAGTTTTAAAATCTGTTGATTTAGACGAAATATTAATTCCACTTATTCTCCAATATACAGATTCTGTTTGAATATTAAAAATTCCTGTTTTACTTGCAAAAAGCAACCAAGAAGCATAATCTGAAAACCATCCCAACGGAAATTCGACAAAACCATTATTCCTATTATAAATCTCCCTACTAAAAATAAACTCACTTGCTGTAATCGTTTCTTTTATTGAAAACATTCTGTCTAACAACTTATGTGCTGTTTCATGCTCTTCAAATAAAAAATCATTATTATGGATTATATTATTCTCATCCACAGTACGGACACGAAACCGAATTAAATCGATCTCTTCCTTCTTCTTAGTTTCAATTAACGAATAAAACTCTTTCACCACATTCTTACCTAAAAGGTCATCATCACCCAAAACCATAAGCCATTCCTCAGTATGAGTCAAAGAGACACATCTTTCCCATTGTTTAATTAACGACTTCCCTCCTAAATTCTTTTCAAAACGATGATAAACAAAATCAAACTGTCCCTTATATTTTTTTAATAAATCAATTGGCGGTTCTTTACTGGCATCATCTCCAATATAAACTTTGAATCTCTTGTCTGTCTGATTTGCTAATGATTGTAAATTAGCTTCAAAAAAACTATGCTTGAAATAAGGAATAACGATTGCTATCATTGACTCAAGACTTTTTTTGTAATTTCCAAATAGGAAGTACCCCATTTATGACAAGGTTCTAAATGATTTCCTTCTGCCCATTCATTCCAAGCATTAATAAACAAAAACTTTTCTTTGTTTTTATCCCAATCATAATTATTTCTCAAATGTTCCAACCAATTTCCATACAATTCTGGACTAGCGTTTTTTAATATAAATGCATCTCTTTTTCTTCGTGGACTATTATCCCACATAGGAGTAATCATAGGGCTAACATCATCCTTATAACGTGCTTTTTTTTGCAGAACCATAAAGTCTTCATATTCAAAAACTCGATCATGTTCATTCACTCTTTTACTAGATTTTACCTTTATATTTTTTAGAAACTTTTTATAATACTTCGATAATAGTTTCTCCTTTTTTATTGGTTTTTTAGGCACATTTGAAAAATTAGGTTGAAACTCTATCCCAAAATCAAATCCTAAATATTTTTTATCTTCTTTATCTTCAAAAGCCTCCACATATCCTATATGCAATCCTGCCAATCCATTATTTATAGCAATTTCGTTCCAAATTTGGATTGTTCTTTTTATATCTGGAAATAAATTAGCCCTATAAATCACAAACACAGGTTTCCCATCTATTTTGATGTACCTATCATCTTTAAAATAGGGGATTAAATGTAATATATGTTTTAAATCATCCTCTTCAGAATAAACTTGTTTTAACA is from Flavobacterium sp. NG2 and encodes:
- a CDS encoding glycoside hydrolase family 99-like domain-containing protein; translation: MNKIKPIAIYLPQFHPIAENDAWWGKGFTEWTNVAKAKPRFEGHYQPHLPADLGFYDLRLDEARMAQEQMAKDYGIHGFCYYHYWFNGKRVLHEPLDRKLKNSNEDFPFMMCWANENWTRTWDGGENNILLKQVYSEEDDLKHILHLIPYFKDDRYIKIDGKPVFVIYRANLFPDIKRTIQIWNEIAINNGLAGLHIGYVEAFEDKEDKKYLGFDFGIEFQPNFSNVPKKPIKKEKLLSKYYKKFLKNIKVKSSKRVNEHDRVFEYEDFMVLQKKARYKDDVSPMITPMWDNSPRRKRDAFILKNASPELYGNWLEHLRNNYDWDKNKEKFLFINAWNEWAEGNHLEPCHKWGTSYLEITKKVLSQ
- a CDS encoding glycosyltransferase — its product is MIAIVIPYFKHSFFEANLQSLANQTDKRFKVYIGDDASKEPPIDLLKKYKGQFDFVYHRFEKNLGGKSLIKQWERCVSLTHTEEWLMVLGDDDLLGKNVVKEFYSLIETKKKEEIDLIRFRVRTVDENNIIHNNDFLFEEHETAHKLLDRMFSIKETITASEFIFSREIYNRNNGFVEFPLGWFSDYASWLLFASKTGIFNIQTESVYWRISGINISSKSTDFKTIRLKVKSLFMFMFFLQNHFVIDKMKQKAYVFNHLITLLRGVNILAINTILIGQLLENKFHFLNQFIIQFIFKKNKEKAKRVYGYICSARKG